Proteins encoded in a region of the Pyxidicoccus trucidator genome:
- a CDS encoding response regulator transcription factor: MRVLIVEDNRDLQANIARFLEPDFLLDFAATGPEGLALALANTYDVLVLDVMLPGMSGLQLCERYRQLAPRLVPILMLTARDTLEDKQEGFQAGADDYLVKPFSLRELRWRLEALARRPVPPSGRRLTLGDLSLEPESGQVRWGGRTARLHRTEALILRLLLEAAPATVSAALLAERLWGDDAPESSALRTHVYALRKALAELGIENAITTRRSEGYSLDAQRCKASP, from the coding sequence ATGCGCGTGCTCATCGTCGAGGACAATCGTGACCTCCAGGCCAACATCGCGAGGTTCCTGGAGCCGGACTTCCTCCTGGACTTCGCGGCGACCGGCCCCGAGGGACTCGCGCTCGCGCTGGCCAACACCTACGACGTCCTCGTGCTGGATGTGATGCTGCCCGGCATGAGCGGCCTCCAACTGTGCGAGCGCTACCGCCAGCTCGCGCCCCGCCTCGTCCCCATCCTGATGCTGACCGCCCGGGACACGCTGGAGGACAAGCAGGAGGGCTTCCAGGCCGGCGCGGATGACTACCTCGTCAAGCCCTTCTCACTCCGGGAGCTGCGCTGGCGGCTGGAAGCCCTGGCCCGCCGGCCCGTGCCTCCGAGCGGGCGGCGACTCACCCTGGGAGACCTGTCGCTGGAGCCGGAGAGCGGACAGGTGCGCTGGGGCGGGCGCACCGCGCGGCTCCATCGCACCGAGGCCCTCATCCTGCGGCTGCTGCTGGAGGCCGCGCCCGCCACCGTCTCCGCGGCGCTGCTGGCCGAGCGTCTCTGGGGTGACGACGCGCCGGAGTCGAGCGCGCTGCGCACCCACGTCTACGCCCTGCGCAAGGCGCTCGCCGAGCTGGGAATCGAAAATGCCATCACCACCCGACGGAGCGAGGGGTACAGCCTGGATGCGCAAAGGTGCAAGGCCAGTCCATGA
- a CDS encoding alpha/beta hydrolase: MRALLLTLCFLAASVARAAHPSVPLEVRAADGEGIPALVLEPEGAAANPPVAVLLHGLTRSKEDWLADAAPTYGGALTEHLLRSGYRVYLMDARRHGARLTPDAKPGALAKRAHAGDTAPYQAMIVDTVKDAQALLARVLATGKPPRVLVAGYSMGAQVALLLASREPRVTHLVTMVPPHVDPVLGDAAPVNRMSGIRQDWLLLTATRDTFSTAEQNQALFEAAPGKRKTRRAFDSGHALPREYLDEVRRWLAETK, from the coding sequence ATGCGCGCGCTGCTGCTGACGCTCTGTTTCCTGGCCGCCTCCGTGGCTCGGGCCGCCCACCCCTCGGTGCCGCTGGAGGTCCGGGCGGCCGACGGGGAGGGGATTCCCGCGCTGGTGCTGGAGCCGGAAGGGGCCGCGGCGAATCCGCCCGTGGCCGTCCTCCTGCACGGCCTCACCCGGAGCAAGGAGGACTGGCTGGCCGACGCGGCCCCCACGTATGGCGGAGCCCTGACGGAGCACCTGCTGCGCTCCGGCTACCGTGTCTATCTCATGGACGCGAGGCGGCACGGGGCCCGGTTGACGCCCGATGCGAAGCCCGGCGCACTCGCGAAGCGGGCGCATGCCGGAGACACCGCGCCCTATCAGGCGATGATTGTGGACACCGTGAAGGATGCGCAGGCGCTCCTCGCGCGGGTGCTCGCCACGGGGAAGCCTCCGCGAGTGCTCGTGGCGGGCTACAGCATGGGCGCGCAGGTGGCGCTGCTGCTGGCGTCTCGCGAGCCCCGGGTCACGCACCTGGTGACCATGGTGCCCCCTCACGTCGACCCCGTGCTGGGGGACGCCGCGCCGGTGAACCGGATGAGCGGGATTCGGCAGGACTGGCTGCTGCTGACCGCGACGCGTGACACGTTCTCCACGGCGGAGCAGAACCAGGCCCTGTTCGAGGCCGCGCCCGGCAAGCGCAAGACACGCCGGGCCTTCGACAGCGGACACGCCCTGCCGCGCGAGTACCTCGACGAGGTGCGCCGCTGGCTGGCCGAGACGAAGTAG
- a CDS encoding sulfite exporter TauE/SafE family protein, producing MMLYVGIAASLVVGVLLGLLGGGGSILTVPLLVYVLGVEPRTAIVMSLVVVGLTSASGALLHARAGRVRWRTALVFGSGGMTGAFIGGRINPLIPSTTLLLLFAGVMVAAAVAMLRRKEAPPASASTPAPAAIPVARVLAQGMAVGLLSGLVGAGGGFLIVPALALVGLPMPVAAATSLVVISLQSAAGFVGHLGHVQLPWALTGAVLTAAMLGSLVGGRLASHIAPATLRRGFAVFVLATATFLLVAEAPAPVHTLLAQAGAWPWLVAGTGVALPLTLWSLRGARQR from the coding sequence ATGATGCTCTACGTGGGCATCGCCGCGTCGCTGGTGGTGGGCGTGCTGCTGGGGCTGCTCGGGGGCGGCGGGTCCATCCTCACGGTGCCGCTGCTGGTGTACGTGCTCGGCGTGGAGCCCCGCACGGCCATCGTCATGTCCCTGGTGGTGGTGGGCCTCACCAGCGCCAGCGGGGCCCTCCTCCACGCGCGGGCGGGGCGGGTGCGCTGGCGCACCGCGCTCGTCTTCGGAAGCGGCGGTATGACGGGCGCATTCATCGGCGGGCGCATCAACCCGCTCATCCCCTCCACCACGCTGCTGCTGCTCTTCGCCGGAGTCATGGTGGCCGCCGCCGTGGCCATGCTGCGGCGCAAGGAAGCGCCTCCAGCCTCCGCGAGCACGCCCGCGCCCGCGGCGATTCCGGTGGCGCGGGTGCTGGCCCAGGGAATGGCGGTGGGCCTGCTGTCGGGGCTGGTGGGCGCGGGCGGAGGCTTCCTCATCGTCCCCGCGCTCGCGCTGGTGGGACTGCCCATGCCGGTGGCCGCCGCCACGTCGCTGGTGGTCATCTCGCTCCAGAGCGCCGCGGGCTTCGTGGGGCACCTGGGCCACGTGCAGCTCCCGTGGGCCCTCACCGGCGCGGTGCTGACGGCGGCGATGCTGGGCAGCCTCGTGGGGGGAAGGCTCGCGAGCCATATCGCCCCGGCCACGCTGCGCAGGGGCTTCGCCGTCTTCGTGCTCGCCACCGCCACCTTCCTGCTGGTGGCGGAGGCTCCGGCCCCGGTGCACACCCTGCTCGCGCAGGCGGGCGCGTGGCCCTGGCTGGTGGCCGGCACCGGCGTGGCCCTGCCACTGACGCTGTGGAGCCTGCGCGGGGCCCGGCAGCGCTGA
- a CDS encoding rhodanese-like domain-containing protein yields the protein MTSLFDSAIPHPHGYRDVDVHQLAAVPTTHASLVDVREPSEFDGLLGHLDGARLVPLATVLDVAASWPRNADVLLVCRSGGRSAKAAAQLVARGFTRVMNLRGGMLAWNTAELPVVRPPLGPPPTLARVLDELLAGLHRTVAPESPAPIYGQGPSREALTALLDALQATPPTTARDAPGFERLLRECRDLLSVARPGESR from the coding sequence ATGACGTCCCTCTTCGACAGCGCCATCCCCCACCCTCACGGCTACCGCGACGTGGACGTGCACCAGCTCGCGGCCGTGCCCACCACGCACGCGTCCCTGGTGGACGTGCGCGAGCCCTCCGAGTTCGACGGTCTCCTCGGCCACCTCGACGGCGCCCGGCTCGTGCCACTGGCCACGGTGCTGGACGTGGCCGCCTCCTGGCCGCGCAACGCGGACGTGCTGCTGGTGTGCCGCTCCGGAGGACGCTCGGCGAAGGCGGCGGCGCAGCTCGTGGCGCGGGGCTTCACGCGGGTGATGAACCTGCGCGGCGGCATGCTCGCGTGGAACACCGCGGAGCTGCCCGTGGTGCGCCCGCCCCTGGGGCCTCCACCCACGCTGGCCCGGGTCCTCGACGAGCTGCTCGCGGGCCTGCACCGCACCGTCGCGCCGGAGTCCCCCGCCCCCATCTACGGCCAGGGTCCTTCGCGCGAGGCGCTGACCGCCCTGCTGGACGCGCTGCAAGCCACGCCTCCCACGACGGCCCGCGACGCTCCCGGCTTCGAGCGCCTGCTGCGCGAGTGCCGCGACCTCCTCTCCGTCGCCAGGCCGGGAGAGTCCCGATGA